In a genomic window of Maricaulis maris MCS10:
- the ychF gene encoding redox-regulated ATPase YchF: protein MGFKCGIVGLPNVGKSTLFNALTQTAAAQAANYPFCTIEPNVGDVAVPEPRLAKLAEIAGSKEILPARMNFVDIAGLVEGASKGEGLGNQFLATIRETDAIAYVLRCFDDDDITHVNNRIDPLADLETVETELMLADLESLEKRKSGLEKKAKSGDKEAKATLVLIDIALAQLNDGKPARFADVPKDDRKAWRNLQLLTTKPVLFIANVDEGSAGTGNAYSEIVMKRAEEEGAEAVVISAKIESELALLENEERDEYMEAIGLEEPGLDRLIHTGYSLLGLQTYFTAGPKEARAWTIREGWTAPQAAGVIHGDFEKGFIRAETIAYDDYVACGGEAPAKEAGKMRAEGKEYIVKDGDVLHFRFNV from the coding sequence ATGGGTTTCAAATGCGGCATCGTCGGGCTACCGAACGTCGGCAAGTCGACCCTGTTCAATGCGCTCACCCAGACGGCAGCGGCGCAGGCAGCGAATTATCCCTTCTGCACCATCGAACCGAATGTTGGTGATGTCGCCGTGCCCGAACCGCGCCTGGCCAAGCTGGCCGAGATCGCCGGCTCCAAGGAAATCCTGCCGGCGCGGATGAATTTCGTCGATATTGCCGGTCTGGTCGAAGGCGCCTCCAAGGGCGAAGGCCTTGGCAATCAATTCCTCGCCACCATCCGCGAGACCGACGCCATCGCCTATGTGCTGCGTTGCTTCGACGATGACGACATCACCCATGTGAACAACAGGATCGACCCGCTCGCCGACCTCGAAACCGTCGAGACCGAGCTGATGCTGGCCGATCTGGAAAGCCTGGAAAAGCGCAAGTCCGGCCTCGAGAAGAAAGCCAAGTCCGGCGACAAGGAAGCCAAGGCCACCCTCGTCCTGATCGACATCGCCCTGGCCCAGCTCAATGACGGCAAGCCGGCCCGCTTTGCCGACGTGCCCAAGGATGACCGCAAGGCCTGGCGCAACCTGCAGCTCCTGACCACCAAGCCGGTCCTGTTCATCGCCAATGTCGATGAAGGCAGCGCCGGCACCGGCAATGCCTATTCCGAGATCGTGATGAAGCGGGCCGAGGAAGAAGGCGCTGAGGCCGTCGTCATCTCAGCCAAGATCGAGAGCGAGCTGGCCCTCCTCGAAAACGAGGAGCGCGACGAATACATGGAAGCGATCGGTCTGGAAGAACCCGGCCTCGATCGCCTCATCCACACCGGCTATTCGCTGCTGGGCCTGCAGACCTATTTCACCGCCGGTCCGAAAGAAGCCCGTGCCTGGACGATCCGCGAAGGCTGGACCGCACCGCAGGCCGCCGGCGTCATCCATGGTGATTTCGAAAAGGGCTTCATCCGCGCCGAGACCATCGCCTATGACGACTATGTCGCCTGCGGCGGCGAAGCCCCGGCCAAGGAAGCGGGCAAGATGCGCGCGGAAGGCAAGGAGTACATCGTCAAGGACGGCGATGTGCTGCACTTCCGCTTCAACGTCTAG
- the pth gene encoding aminoacyl-tRNA hydrolase, with translation MKILAGLGNYEPKYLRNRHNVGFMALDIIAQAWNAGPWRKRFQGLASEVTIGSNKLLLLKPQTFYNNAGNSVGAAAAFYRVKPEDIIVFHDELDLAPGKFRMKMGGGAAGNNGIKSITSQLGPDFRRARIGIGHPGDRNRVTGYVLSDFAKAEEAWLIDLLDAIAGSLDLLAAGDYDAFQTKVTHKAPAPEVVKRGPDAD, from the coding sequence ATGAAGATCCTGGCCGGCCTTGGCAATTACGAGCCGAAATACCTGCGCAACCGGCACAATGTCGGCTTCATGGCGCTCGACATCATCGCCCAGGCCTGGAACGCCGGTCCCTGGCGCAAACGCTTCCAGGGCCTGGCCAGTGAGGTCACGATCGGCTCCAACAAGCTGCTCCTGCTCAAGCCGCAGACCTTCTACAACAATGCCGGCAATTCCGTCGGAGCGGCGGCGGCCTTCTACCGGGTCAAGCCGGAGGACATCATCGTCTTTCATGACGAGCTCGACCTAGCGCCCGGCAAATTCCGCATGAAAATGGGTGGCGGGGCAGCCGGCAATAACGGCATCAAGTCGATCACCAGCCAGCTCGGCCCGGATTTCCGCCGCGCCCGAATCGGCATCGGCCATCCCGGCGACCGCAATCGCGTCACCGGCTATGTCCTGTCCGATTTCGCCAAGGCGGAGGAAGCCTGGCTGATCGACCTGCTGGACGCCATCGCCGGCAGCCTGGATCTGCTGGCCGCTGGCGATTACGACGCCTTCCAGACCAAAGTGACGCACAAGGCACCGGCACCGGAGGTCGTGAAGCGGGGTCCGGACGCGGATTGA
- a CDS encoding multidrug effflux MFS transporter has product MTQPQNATGTTMPISLTELVALLVAMTAVVALAIDMMLPALDDIAGDLGVRSENDQQFVIGVYLTGFGFAQLFYGPLSDRFGRKIVIQFALAFFIVTSLVCTLTPTFDMLLVARFFQGAAAAACRVIATAIARDLTSGRRMAEVMSMVMTAFMAVPVLAPMMGQAILTFAPWRWIFAFLVLFGLGLMVWLQLRLPETLHPQFRVPLRVKPLLAAFRETFSHRLMLGYTLAGAPFFGGLYGFLGSSQQIFVGHFGLSDDAFPFAFAAIAGGIGLSSYANSRLVMRLGQRRLSHWALIAFTVISAIHAGILWSGIDNFVLFLVLLSAAMAFLGLIAANFSALALEPVGHIAGTASAVYGFVTGVIGAAIGSYVGQLYDGTATPLIVSQALMAGTALAIVFWTERGQLFQTGED; this is encoded by the coding sequence ATGACCCAGCCCCAAAACGCGACCGGCACAACCATGCCGATCTCGCTCACGGAACTTGTTGCGCTCCTGGTCGCCATGACGGCAGTGGTCGCGCTGGCCATCGACATGATGCTGCCGGCGCTGGACGATATCGCCGGTGATCTGGGCGTGCGGTCGGAGAATGACCAGCAATTCGTGATCGGCGTCTATCTGACCGGCTTCGGCTTTGCCCAGCTGTTCTACGGCCCGTTGTCGGACCGGTTCGGACGCAAGATTGTCATCCAGTTTGCGCTGGCCTTCTTCATCGTCACCAGCCTTGTGTGCACCCTGACGCCGACCTTCGACATGTTGCTGGTCGCCCGCTTCTTCCAGGGCGCCGCAGCCGCAGCCTGCCGGGTAATCGCAACAGCGATCGCGCGCGACCTGACGTCGGGGCGTCGCATGGCCGAAGTCATGTCGATGGTGATGACCGCCTTCATGGCGGTGCCGGTCCTGGCACCGATGATGGGGCAGGCGATCCTGACCTTTGCCCCCTGGCGCTGGATCTTCGCCTTCCTGGTCCTGTTCGGTTTGGGCCTGATGGTCTGGTTGCAGTTACGCCTGCCGGAAACCCTGCACCCGCAATTTCGCGTCCCCTTGCGCGTCAAACCGTTACTGGCGGCGTTCAGGGAGACGTTCAGCCACCGCCTGATGCTGGGCTATACACTCGCAGGCGCGCCTTTCTTCGGCGGGCTGTATGGCTTTCTGGGCAGTTCCCAGCAAATCTTCGTCGGTCATTTCGGCCTCTCCGACGACGCCTTCCCCTTTGCCTTTGCCGCCATTGCCGGCGGGATCGGTCTGTCGAGCTATGCCAATTCACGTCTGGTCATGCGGCTGGGCCAGAGACGCCTGTCACATTGGGCGCTGATCGCCTTCACGGTGATCTCCGCCATCCATGCCGGGATATTGTGGAGCGGCATCGACAATTTCGTGCTCTTCCTGGTCCTGCTCTCGGCCGCCATGGCTTTCCTTGGCCTGATTGCCGCGAATTTCTCGGCTCTGGCGCTGGAACCGGTCGGCCACATCGCCGGCACCGCCTCGGCGGTCTATGGCTTCGTCACCGGCGTGATCGGCGCAGCGATCGGCTCCTATGTCGGCCAGCTCTATGACGGCACCGCCACCCCGCTGATCGTCAGCCAGGCCCTGATGGCCGGCACCGCCCTGGCCATCGTGTTCTGGACCGAACGCGGCCAGCTGTTCCAGACCGGCGAGGATTAG
- a CDS encoding class I SAM-dependent methyltransferase — translation MIADTLRDRIRSGGPISIAAFMTEALFDPRHGFYATKDPIGAVADFITAPEISQMFGELIGLVAAQTWLDMGRPAAFKLIEMGPGRGTMMSDALRAARTVPGFMDATEIMLIEASAALKAVQAQTLGPSGAQIRWIDRLDAAAPGPCFIVGNEFLDCLPVRQALRHKGEWHERLVGLAPTYGNDSESDFVFVLGPPLGQDTDLIPERLRDAEDGALVELRPGDRQVVDQLAERFANQPGRALFIDYGPATSEIGDTLQAIRAHKKQPPLQDPGTADLTARVDFESLMQAGRTAGLTAHGPQTQGQWLRDLGLEARAAVLSQSQPGKRSEIARQIWRLTDTEQMGELFKLVCLDSAELPPPPGFSAG, via the coding sequence ATGATTGCCGACACGCTTCGCGACCGTATCCGTTCGGGCGGGCCGATATCGATCGCCGCCTTCATGACAGAAGCCCTGTTCGATCCGCGTCACGGTTTTTATGCCACCAAGGACCCGATCGGCGCCGTGGCGGACTTCATCACTGCTCCGGAAATCAGCCAGATGTTCGGCGAGCTGATCGGGCTGGTCGCTGCCCAGACCTGGCTCGACATGGGCCGTCCGGCCGCTTTCAAGCTGATCGAGATGGGGCCTGGCCGCGGCACGATGATGAGCGACGCCTTGCGTGCTGCCCGCACGGTGCCCGGCTTCATGGATGCCACCGAAATCATGTTGATCGAGGCCAGCGCTGCCCTCAAGGCGGTGCAGGCGCAGACGCTGGGACCCAGCGGCGCCCAGATCCGCTGGATCGACCGGCTGGATGCCGCCGCGCCCGGGCCCTGCTTCATCGTCGGCAATGAGTTCCTCGACTGCCTGCCCGTGCGCCAGGCCCTTCGCCACAAGGGTGAGTGGCATGAACGGCTGGTCGGTCTCGCGCCAACATACGGGAATGACAGCGAGAGCGATTTCGTCTTCGTGCTCGGCCCGCCACTGGGCCAGGACACGGATCTCATCCCCGAGCGCCTGCGCGACGCGGAAGACGGCGCCCTGGTCGAGCTGCGACCGGGTGACCGGCAGGTCGTCGACCAGCTCGCCGAACGCTTCGCCAATCAGCCCGGTCGGGCGCTGTTTATTGACTATGGCCCGGCAACCAGCGAGATCGGCGACACCCTCCAGGCGATCCGCGCTCATAAGAAACAACCGCCGCTGCAAGACCCCGGAACAGCTGACCTGACGGCCCGGGTCGACTTCGAATCCTTAATGCAGGCAGGGCGTACAGCCGGATTGACCGCGCATGGCCCGCAAACCCAGGGTCAATGGCTGAGAGACCTCGGACTGGAGGCGCGCGCGGCCGTCCTGAGCCAGTCGCAACCCGGCAAGCGTTCGGAAATCGCGAGACAAATCTGGCGTTTGACCGATACCGAGCAGATGGGCGAGCTGTTCAAGCTGGTTTGCCTGGACAGTGCCGAATTGCCACCCCCGCCAGGTTTTTCCGCAGGCTGA
- the lgt gene encoding prolipoprotein diacylglyceryl transferase, giving the protein MEYCPPSFDLIDPVLFSIGPDGFDFGSQERVWFALRWYALAYIAGLMLGWRYMVSLSRRPGLWAPAGTKKPKAPFTEPQVDDLLIWATLGVIGGGRLGFVLFYMPDMIWERPLDIVLGITDGGMSFHGGLIGVSLALWWFARGQKLDLMRIGDAAAVVTPIGLFFGRLANFINGELWGRPTDVPWAMRFAHDPECALRHPSQLYEAALEGVALFAIINIATWKFRSLEKPGLNAGLFLLFYGLFRTSLETVREPDVYMPEALRGYITMGMLLSIPMILAGAWLIHRALKTGTPAKS; this is encoded by the coding sequence ATGGAATACTGTCCGCCAAGCTTTGACCTGATCGACCCCGTCCTGTTCTCGATCGGACCTGACGGGTTCGACTTCGGCAGCCAGGAGCGGGTCTGGTTCGCCCTGCGCTGGTATGCGCTGGCGTATATCGCCGGATTGATGCTGGGCTGGCGCTACATGGTCTCGCTGTCGCGGCGCCCCGGATTGTGGGCTCCCGCCGGCACCAAAAAGCCCAAAGCCCCCTTCACCGAGCCACAGGTCGACGATCTGTTGATCTGGGCGACCCTCGGCGTGATCGGCGGCGGACGGCTGGGCTTTGTCCTCTTCTACATGCCGGACATGATCTGGGAGCGGCCGCTGGACATCGTGCTGGGCATCACCGATGGCGGCATGTCCTTCCATGGCGGCCTGATCGGTGTGTCGCTGGCGCTGTGGTGGTTTGCCCGCGGCCAGAAGCTGGACCTGATGCGGATCGGCGACGCTGCCGCCGTGGTGACACCGATCGGCCTGTTCTTCGGCCGACTGGCCAATTTCATCAATGGCGAACTGTGGGGCCGTCCGACCGATGTGCCCTGGGCCATGCGCTTTGCCCATGATCCCGAATGCGCGCTGCGCCACCCAAGCCAGCTCTATGAGGCTGCGCTGGAAGGTGTCGCCCTGTTTGCCATCATCAATATTGCGACGTGGAAATTCCGCTCGCTGGAAAAACCGGGCCTCAATGCCGGTCTCTTCCTGCTGTTCTACGGCCTGTTCCGCACCTCGTTGGAAACCGTGCGGGAGCCGGACGTCTACATGCCGGAAGCCCTGCGCGGCTACATCACCATGGGCATGTTGCTGTCGATCCCGATGATCCTGGCCGGCGCCTGGCTGATCCATCGCGCCCTGAAGACGGGCACGCCTGCCAAGTCATGA
- a CDS encoding accessory factor UbiK family protein, with translation MQTRNPLLNDFADLMTDAFGAAQAMGEEARTVFRARADRMVAEMDLVTREEFDAVKAALDASQDEVAALTKRLDALEKAAATKPKTTSRAKAPAAKAQTSKAKSTKA, from the coding sequence ATGCAAACGCGCAACCCGCTTCTGAATGATTTTGCTGATCTGATGACCGACGCCTTCGGCGCGGCACAGGCGATGGGCGAAGAGGCGCGCACGGTGTTCCGTGCCCGCGCTGACCGCATGGTCGCTGAAATGGATCTGGTCACGCGCGAGGAGTTCGACGCTGTCAAAGCTGCGCTTGACGCCTCGCAGGATGAGGTCGCCGCGCTGACAAAGCGTCTCGATGCGCTGGAAAAAGCCGCCGCGACCAAGCCGAAAACCACCAGTCGGGCCAAAGCCCCGGCTGCAAAGGCCCAGACGAGCAAGGCCAAAAGCACCAAGGCCTGA
- a CDS encoding ribose-phosphate pyrophosphokinase: protein MKLMSGTANPDLSRSIADYLDAPLTASHIERFADGEIFVRIDENVRGEDVFILQSTSRPANDHLMELLICIDALVRASARRITAVIPYFGYARQDRKTGGRTPISAKLVANLIAKAGADRVLTVDLHAGQIQGFFDIPTDNLFATKVMEADIRRHYETDNLLIVSPDVGGVVRARALAKLLDAEIAIVDKRRPKAGVAEVMNIIGEVEGRRCILFDDMCDSGGTLVNAADALLEKGAIEVSAYVTHGVLSKDAQGRVDKSRLRELVVTDSVTEPPNSTATPKVRRLSVAPLLGEAIRRIANDESVSKLFD, encoded by the coding sequence ATGAAGCTGATGTCGGGCACCGCCAATCCGGACCTGTCCCGGTCCATCGCCGACTATCTCGACGCACCGCTGACAGCCAGTCACATCGAACGATTCGCCGATGGCGAGATCTTCGTCCGGATCGACGAAAACGTGCGCGGTGAAGATGTCTTCATCCTGCAATCGACCTCACGGCCCGCCAACGACCATTTGATGGAATTGCTGATCTGCATCGATGCGCTGGTGCGAGCCAGCGCGCGGCGGATTACCGCGGTCATCCCCTATTTCGGCTATGCCCGACAGGACCGCAAAACCGGGGGCCGCACCCCGATTTCGGCCAAGCTTGTCGCCAATCTGATCGCCAAGGCGGGCGCCGACCGGGTCCTGACCGTCGACCTGCATGCCGGGCAGATCCAGGGCTTTTTCGACATTCCGACCGACAACCTCTTCGCCACCAAGGTGATGGAGGCGGATATCCGTCGTCATTACGAGACCGACAATCTGCTGATCGTATCGCCGGATGTCGGTGGTGTGGTGCGGGCCCGCGCGCTGGCCAAGCTGCTCGATGCCGAGATCGCCATCGTCGACAAGCGTCGCCCGAAAGCCGGTGTGGCTGAGGTGATGAACATCATTGGTGAGGTCGAAGGCCGGCGCTGCATCCTGTTCGACGACATGTGCGACAGTGGCGGCACGCTGGTGAATGCCGCCGACGCCCTGCTGGAAAAGGGCGCGATCGAAGTGTCCGCCTATGTCACGCACGGCGTACTGTCGAAGGATGCGCAGGGCCGGGTCGACAAGTCGCGGCTGCGCGAACTGGTTGTCACCGACTCGGTGACCGAGCCGCCCAATTCAACAGCAACGCCGAAAGTCCGCCGCCTGTCAGTGGCGCCCCTGCTCGGCGAAGCCATCCGCCGCATCGCCAATGACGAGTCGGTGTCGAAGCTGTTCGACTAG
- a CDS encoding group III truncated hemoglobin: MSSPIQVRVTEARLAARAEAEAMEITQGLISDLVETFYGHIRADDMLGPVFAGAIPGEWGPHLATMKSFWSAIIFHDGGYAGRPMPAHVKLKEQISPAHFERWLGLFGETLDEIGATPAAKAAFLERANRIAASFQAHLFYDPYENA; encoded by the coding sequence ATGTCCTCACCCATCCAAGTCCGCGTCACCGAAGCCCGTCTGGCCGCCCGCGCCGAAGCGGAGGCGATGGAGATTACCCAGGGTCTCATCTCCGACCTTGTCGAGACCTTCTACGGCCATATCCGCGCCGACGACATGCTGGGCCCGGTCTTTGCCGGCGCCATTCCCGGTGAGTGGGGACCGCACCTGGCCACGATGAAATCCTTCTGGTCGGCGATCATCTTCCATGATGGCGGCTATGCCGGACGGCCGATGCCGGCCCATGTGAAGCTGAAAGAGCAGATCTCACCGGCCCATTTCGAACGCTGGCTGGGCCTGTTTGGCGAAACACTCGACGAGATCGGTGCAACGCCGGCGGCCAAGGCCGCCTTCCTGGAACGCGCCAACCGTATCGCGGCCAGCTTCCAGGCCCATCTCTTCTACGACCCCTACGAAAACGCCTGA
- a CDS encoding YbjN domain-containing protein: protein MDLLSDEFSPTVTDPLDAVEQAVIGEQYPYDRDENGEIHLTASGEWRDHQIWFAWRPELEALHICGSLDLKAPANRFGDVCQLVVRLNEKLWMGHFDIWAEDGSIVYRHALSLPNGEAVSPSQAAAMISAAREAGERFYPAFHFLVWGGKGVEEAAAAAMFETAGEA, encoded by the coding sequence ATGGACCTGCTGTCAGACGAATTCTCACCGACTGTGACCGACCCGCTCGACGCGGTCGAGCAGGCGGTGATCGGCGAGCAATACCCCTATGACCGCGATGAGAATGGCGAAATCCATCTCACGGCCAGCGGTGAGTGGCGTGACCACCAGATCTGGTTCGCCTGGCGTCCGGAGCTGGAAGCGCTGCACATTTGTGGCAGCCTCGATCTGAAGGCCCCGGCCAACCGCTTCGGCGATGTCTGCCAGCTGGTTGTCCGTCTCAACGAGAAGCTCTGGATGGGCCATTTCGACATCTGGGCCGAGGATGGTTCAATCGTCTATCGCCACGCCCTGTCGCTGCCCAATGGCGAGGCCGTATCGCCGTCGCAGGCCGCAGCCATGATCTCGGCTGCCCGCGAGGCCGGCGAGCGCTTCTATCCGGCTTTCCACTTCCTGGTCTGGGGCGGCAAGGGTGTCGAGGAAGCCGCTGCCGCTGCCATGTTTGAAACAGCTGGCGAGGCCTGA
- a CDS encoding ATP-binding protein: MSVLKRFLPKGLFARTLLIIVLPVGLMQVAVAWSFFEEHWETVTSRLSEGVAGEIAMATQLYEQEGGETPAFQRHIEAALGTTRLSIDFRPDDTLPTSRRSSFFRTLDITLREALSQQLDNPVWFDTTRYPSYVDVRVQVEGGVLRFITPRDRVFATTGHIFLLWIIGATTLLTAVSVVFIRNQVKPIRRLADAAEQFGRGQDVAHFRPAGATEVRQAAHAFLEMRARLKRHLEQRTALLAGVSHDLRTPLTRLKLQLALMPQTGETADARRDLDEMEAMLDEYLDFARGDGSEETQRIDLIGLTREVVEDARRHGGDIRFDTEGELDAELRPGAIRRALANLIGNATSFGEVVEVTVEPNGARIEIRVEDDGPGIPEDQYDEALKPFNRLDESRNQNRKGVGLGLALARDVARGHGGDIRLGRSELGGLLAVISLPQ; this comes from the coding sequence GTGTCTGTCCTCAAACGCTTCCTGCCCAAGGGCCTGTTCGCACGGACGTTGCTGATCATCGTGCTGCCGGTCGGGCTGATGCAGGTCGCCGTCGCCTGGTCCTTCTTCGAGGAACACTGGGAGACAGTGACAAGCCGCCTGTCCGAAGGCGTGGCCGGCGAAATCGCCATGGCGACCCAGCTTTACGAGCAGGAGGGCGGCGAGACGCCGGCCTTCCAGCGCCATATCGAGGCAGCGCTGGGCACCACCCGCCTGTCGATCGATTTCCGGCCTGACGACACTCTGCCGACCTCGCGCCGCTCCTCCTTCTTCCGCACGCTCGACATCACCCTGCGCGAAGCCCTGTCACAGCAACTCGACAACCCGGTCTGGTTCGATACCACCCGCTATCCCAGCTATGTCGATGTGCGGGTCCAGGTCGAAGGCGGCGTGCTGCGCTTCATCACCCCGCGCGACCGGGTATTTGCCACGACCGGCCATATTTTCCTGTTGTGGATCATCGGCGCGACAACGCTGTTGACCGCCGTCTCGGTCGTTTTCATCCGCAACCAGGTCAAGCCGATCCGCCGCCTCGCCGACGCCGCCGAGCAATTCGGCCGCGGTCAGGACGTCGCCCACTTCCGTCCTGCCGGGGCCACCGAGGTGCGGCAGGCCGCCCATGCCTTCCTGGAGATGCGGGCCCGCCTGAAGCGCCATCTCGAACAGCGCACCGCACTGCTGGCCGGGGTCAGCCATGACCTGCGCACGCCGCTGACCCGGCTCAAACTCCAGCTCGCCCTGATGCCGCAAACCGGCGAGACCGCCGATGCGAGGCGCGATCTCGACGAGATGGAAGCGATGCTGGACGAGTATCTCGACTTTGCCCGCGGCGATGGCAGCGAGGAAACCCAGCGCATCGACCTGATCGGTTTGACCCGCGAAGTGGTCGAGGATGCCCGCCGTCATGGCGGCGATATCCGCTTTGACACGGAGGGCGAGCTCGATGCCGAACTGCGCCCCGGAGCCATCCGGCGGGCGCTCGCCAACCTGATCGGCAATGCCACCAGCTTCGGCGAAGTGGTCGAGGTCACGGTGGAGCCCAATGGGGCGCGGATCGAGATCCGGGTCGAGGATGATGGTCCCGGCATCCCGGAAGACCAGTATGACGAGGCCCTCAAACCCTTCAACCGCCTCGATGAAAGCCGCAACCAGAACCGCAAGGGCGTCGGCCTCGGCCTCGCCCTCGCCCGCGACGTGGCGCGGGGCCATGGCGGGGATATCCGGCTGGGCCGGTCTGAGCTGGGTGGCTTGCTGGCGGTGATCAGCCTGCCGCAGTGA
- the proC gene encoding pyrroline-5-carboxylate reductase — protein MAQNFRIALIGGGNMGGALAAGWLRTKRGAVAADELVVIDPSPGEVVQDLASQSGVAVLPELTADAAATLELAVLAVKPQIFEQVATSLADALPVSTGVVSIMAGVTLNRLTMALGERAIVRAMPNTAAAVGAGVSVCVANEAGEALEKTVTRLLKTAGTVEWVADERMIGAVTAVSGSGPAYVFLLAEALAGAAFAEGLPRELADKLARETIIGAGALLAKSGKLPQELRRAVTSPNGTTQAAVDVLMGAGGGLPELVRQAVAAAERRSRQMGQDPGKR, from the coding sequence ATGGCACAAAACTTTCGGATTGCACTCATTGGCGGCGGCAATATGGGCGGTGCCCTTGCCGCCGGCTGGTTGCGCACCAAGCGTGGCGCGGTGGCCGCTGACGAGCTGGTGGTCATCGACCCGTCTCCCGGTGAAGTCGTCCAGGACCTGGCGTCGCAGTCCGGTGTCGCCGTTCTGCCCGAGTTGACTGCCGACGCGGCGGCGACGCTCGAGCTAGCCGTCCTGGCGGTAAAGCCGCAGATTTTTGAACAGGTGGCGACATCGCTGGCCGATGCTTTGCCGGTCAGCACCGGCGTGGTCTCGATCATGGCCGGTGTGACCCTGAACCGTCTGACGATGGCCTTGGGCGAGCGGGCCATTGTCCGTGCCATGCCGAACACCGCAGCAGCGGTCGGCGCGGGTGTCTCGGTCTGTGTGGCCAATGAGGCCGGCGAAGCGCTGGAAAAGACGGTGACCCGCCTTTTGAAGACCGCCGGTACTGTCGAATGGGTGGCGGATGAGCGCATGATCGGTGCGGTGACCGCGGTTTCCGGATCAGGCCCGGCCTATGTCTTCCTGCTCGCCGAAGCCCTCGCCGGTGCGGCTTTCGCCGAAGGCCTGCCACGCGAGCTGGCCGACAAGCTGGCCCGTGAAACCATCATCGGCGCCGGGGCGCTGCTGGCCAAGTCCGGCAAGTTACCGCAGGAATTGCGCCGCGCCGTGACCTCCCCGAATGGCACCACCCAGGCGGCCGTCGACGTGCTGATGGGCGCCGGTGGCGGTCTGCCAGAACTGGTCCGCCAGGCTGTGGCCGCGGCCGAGCGACGCTCGCGGCAGATGGGTCAGGATCCGGGCAAGCGCTAA
- a CDS encoding 50S ribosomal protein L25/general stress protein Ctc, translating into MSSNIVLTVDVREGTGKGAARAARREDLVPGIVYGGKLDPVSVTLRGNEIRKALLGGHFLSNMIEIDHKGKRQTVIARDIQFHPVSDKAMHIDLYRVDEDTKINVNVAVNFTNEDACPALKRGGVLNIVRHDVELLCPAGSIPESVEADLTGLDIGDSLHISAIKLPKGVVPTITDRDFTVATLQGSRAVLTDAEEETDETPEEPEAIRQKGDEE; encoded by the coding sequence ATGAGCTCCAACATCGTTCTCACCGTTGACGTTCGTGAAGGCACCGGCAAGGGCGCGGCTCGCGCTGCCCGTCGGGAAGACCTCGTCCCGGGCATCGTTTATGGCGGCAAGCTGGACCCGGTTTCGGTCACCCTGCGCGGCAATGAAATCCGCAAGGCTCTGCTGGGCGGTCACTTCCTGTCCAACATGATCGAGATCGATCACAAGGGTAAGCGCCAGACGGTCATCGCCCGTGACATCCAGTTCCACCCGGTGTCCGACAAGGCGATGCACATCGACCTGTATCGCGTCGACGAAGACACCAAGATCAATGTCAATGTGGCCGTGAACTTCACCAATGAAGACGCCTGCCCGGCCCTGAAGCGCGGTGGCGTCCTCAACATCGTGCGTCACGATGTCGAGCTGCTCTGCCCGGCCGGCTCCATTCCGGAATCGGTTGAAGCCGACCTGACCGGCCTGGACATTGGCGATTCGCTGCACATTTCGGCCATCAAGCTGCCGAAGGGCGTGGTCCCGACCATCACCGATCGTGACTTCACCGTCGCGACCCTGCAGGGCTCGCGCGCAGTTCTCACGGACGCTGAAGAAGAGACGGATGAGACCCCGGAAGAGCCGGAAGCCATCCGCCAGAAGGGCGACGAGGAGTAG